A single window of Pectobacterium parmentieri DNA harbors:
- a CDS encoding sensor histidine kinase, which yields MISLKRWRLFPRSLRQLVIMAFLLVLLPLLVLAYQAYQSLNMLSEQAADINRTTLADARRSEAMTSVALAMERSYRQYCVLDDQTLATLYQNQRKQYSQMLDSHARVLPDPRYYQTLRQLLTQLGEIRCHNSGPEQTASSLLEGFSRANGQMVQVTRDVVFSRGQQLQQAISERGQFFGWQALLLFLVSVLLVVLFTRMIIGPVNGVERMINRLGEGRSLGNTSTFKGPREIRTLAQRIIWLSERLSWLESQRHEFLRHISHELKTPLASLREGTELLADEVVGPLTADQKEVVEILDSSSRHLLQLIDQLLDYNRKLADTPTELERVETEEIVDIVVSSHSLPARAKMIHTDVVLAVGHCWAETTLLMRVIDNLYSNAVHYGKESGNIWIYSRQIGNRVQIDVANSGTPIPDAERSMIFEPFYQGSHQRRGAVKGSGLGLSIARDCIRRMRGELSLITVDYADVCFRIELPLLSDNEQSENE from the coding sequence ATGATTTCTTTGAAACGATGGCGTTTATTTCCGCGTTCTCTGCGGCAATTGGTAATTATGGCGTTCTTGTTGGTGCTGCTGCCGCTGTTGGTGTTGGCTTATCAGGCTTATCAAAGCTTAAACATGCTGAGCGAACAGGCTGCGGATATTAACCGGACAACGCTGGCGGATGCCCGCCGCAGTGAGGCGATGACCAGCGTAGCGTTGGCGATGGAGCGTAGCTATCGGCAATATTGTGTATTAGATGACCAGACGCTGGCGACGCTCTACCAGAATCAGCGTAAACAGTATTCGCAAATGCTGGATTCCCACGCGCGGGTGCTGCCCGATCCCCGTTATTATCAGACCTTACGTCAACTGCTGACTCAGCTCGGCGAAATACGCTGTCATAACAGCGGCCCGGAACAAACGGCGTCCAGCCTGCTGGAAGGGTTCTCTCGCGCTAACGGACAGATGGTACAGGTGACGCGTGACGTCGTTTTTTCCCGTGGGCAACAGCTTCAGCAGGCTATTTCTGAACGCGGCCAGTTCTTTGGCTGGCAGGCGTTACTCCTCTTCCTGGTCAGCGTACTGTTGGTGGTTCTCTTTACGCGGATGATTATTGGCCCGGTTAATGGCGTGGAGCGGATGATTAACCGTCTTGGAGAGGGGCGCTCGCTGGGGAATACCAGCACGTTCAAAGGGCCGCGTGAAATTCGGACGCTAGCACAGCGTATTATCTGGCTGAGTGAGCGTCTGTCATGGCTGGAGTCGCAACGGCATGAATTCTTGCGCCATATTTCCCACGAACTCAAGACACCGCTGGCTAGCCTGCGGGAGGGGACTGAACTGCTGGCCGATGAGGTGGTGGGGCCGCTGACTGCTGACCAAAAAGAGGTGGTTGAGATTCTCGATAGCAGTAGCCGCCATCTGTTGCAACTGATCGATCAACTGCTGGACTATAACCGCAAACTGGCTGATACGCCGACTGAGTTAGAGCGAGTTGAAACCGAAGAGATCGTCGATATTGTCGTGTCGTCTCACAGTTTGCCTGCCCGCGCCAAAATGATTCATACCGATGTGGTGCTGGCTGTTGGACATTGTTGGGCGGAAACGACGCTGCTGATGCGGGTGATTGATAATCTCTATTCCAATGCGGTGCACTACGGTAAGGAATCCGGTAACATTTGGATTTATAGCCGTCAGATTGGTAACCGTGTTCAGATTGATGTTGCCAATAGTGGTACGCCCATTCCTGATGCCGAGCGGAGCATGATTTTCGAGCCCTTTTATCAGGGAAGCCATCAGCGCCGTGGCGCGGTAAAGGGGAGCGGGCTTGGCCTGAGTATTGCGCGCGATTGCATTCGCCGTATGCGTGGTGAGCTTAGCCTAATTACCGTGGACTATGCTGATGTGTGTTTCCGCATCGAACTGCCCTTATTGTCCGATAACGAACAGTCCGAGAATGAATAA
- the purL gene encoding phosphoribosylformylglycinamidine synthase: protein MEILRGSPALSAFRINKLLVRCKEHVLPVSDIYAEYVHFADVSAPLNNDEQAKLTRLLKYGPSLAEHEPQGRLLLVTPRPGTISPWSSKATDIAHNCGLSNVLRLERGLAFYIHAPMLSDEQWQQLGALLHDRMMESVFSDLQQAEALFSHHQPAPFKRIEILLQGRQALEEANVRLGLALAEDEIDYLLEAFNNLGRNPTDIELYMFAQANSEHCRHKIFNADWVIDGVTQPKSLFKMIKNTFEHTPDHVLSAYKDNASVMEGSAVGRFYTDTNGQYAYHQEDAHILMKVETHNHPTAISPWPGAATGSGGEIRDEGATGRGSKPKAGLVGFSVSNLRIPGFIQPWEEEEFGKPDRIVSALDIMTEGPLGGAAFNNEFGRPALTGYFRTYEERVDSHNGAELRGYHKPIMLAGGIGNIRADHVKKGEISVGAKLIVLGGPSMNIGLGGGAASSMASGQSDADLDFASVQRDNPEMERRCQEVIDRCWQLGEANPILFIHDVGAGGLSNAMPELVSDGGRGGRFELRDILNDEPGMSPLEVWCNESQERYVLAVAPEQLAQFDEICRRERAPYAVIGEATEELHLTMNDRHFNNKPIDLPLDVLLGKTPKMLRDVERKQVEGTPLQRDDIYLAEAVERVLHLPVVAEKTFLITIGDRSVTGMVARDQMVGPWQVPVADCAVTTASLDSYYGEAMSIGERAPVALRNFAASARLAVGEALTNIAATHIGPLTRVKLSANWMAAAGHPGEDAGLYDAVKAVGEELCPALGLTIPVGKDSMSMKTRWQEDGEDRAVTSPMSLVISAFARVEDVRNTVTPQLRTGQDNALLLIDLGAGNKALGATALAQVYRQLGRKTADVRSPEQLAGFFNAIQELVAAKVLLAYHDRSDGGLLVTLAEMAFAGHCGVTVDIASQGEDTLATLFNEELGAVIQIPTARRAEVEAILALHGLAECVHYLGQAEEGTRFTINQGAEAVYQENRSTLRRWWAETSWQMQRLRDNPQCADQEHIARQDDNDPGLNVSLTFDPKEDIAAPYIAKHVRPKVAVLREQGVNSHVEMAAAFHRAGFDAIDIHMSDLLANRRNLQDFQALVACGGFSYGDVLGAGEGWAKSILFNSRVRDEFAEFFLRPQTLALGVCNGCQMMSNLRELIPGADLWPRFVRNKSDRFEARFSLVEVEKSPSLFMNDMAGSRMPIAVSHGEGQVEVRDDTHLAAIEEHGLVALRYINHYGQVTENYPANPNGSPNGITAVTSTSGRATVMMPHPERVFRTVSNSWHPEEWGEDGPWMRMFRNARRQLG from the coding sequence ATGGAAATACTGCGTGGTTCACCTGCTTTATCGGCTTTTCGTATTAATAAATTGCTGGTCCGCTGCAAAGAGCACGTTTTGCCAGTCAGCGATATCTATGCTGAATACGTACATTTCGCCGATGTCAGCGCCCCGCTGAACAACGATGAACAGGCCAAACTGACACGTTTGCTGAAGTATGGTCCTTCTCTCGCTGAGCACGAGCCGCAAGGTCGTTTATTACTGGTCACGCCACGTCCTGGCACCATTTCACCGTGGTCTTCCAAAGCGACGGACATCGCCCATAACTGTGGATTAAGCAACGTGCTGCGTCTGGAGCGCGGGCTAGCTTTCTATATTCATGCGCCAATGCTGAGCGATGAACAGTGGCAGCAACTGGGGGCACTGTTGCATGACAGGATGATGGAAAGCGTATTTAGCGACCTGCAGCAGGCTGAAGCACTGTTCTCTCATCATCAACCTGCCCCTTTCAAGCGTATCGAAATTCTGCTGCAAGGGCGTCAGGCGTTGGAAGAGGCGAACGTCCGTCTGGGGTTGGCATTGGCGGAAGATGAAATTGATTATCTGCTGGAAGCCTTCAACAATCTGGGCCGTAACCCAACCGATATCGAACTGTATATGTTTGCGCAGGCGAATTCTGAGCACTGTCGCCATAAGATTTTTAACGCAGATTGGGTGATCGACGGCGTAACTCAGCCGAAATCACTGTTCAAAATGATCAAAAATACCTTTGAACACACACCCGATCACGTTCTCTCCGCCTATAAAGACAACGCCTCCGTAATGGAAGGTTCCGCCGTCGGCCGTTTCTATACCGATACCAACGGGCAATATGCTTACCATCAGGAAGACGCGCATATCCTGATGAAGGTTGAAACGCATAACCACCCAACCGCGATTTCACCGTGGCCGGGTGCTGCAACAGGGTCTGGCGGCGAAATCCGTGATGAAGGCGCAACGGGCCGTGGCTCTAAGCCGAAAGCCGGTCTGGTTGGTTTCTCCGTATCGAACCTGCGTATTCCAGGCTTTATCCAACCGTGGGAAGAAGAAGAGTTCGGCAAACCAGATCGCATTGTTAGCGCACTGGATATCATGACCGAAGGCCCATTGGGCGGTGCGGCATTTAACAACGAATTCGGTCGTCCTGCACTGACGGGCTATTTCCGTACTTATGAAGAGCGTGTTGATAGCCACAATGGCGCAGAACTGCGTGGTTACCATAAACCGATTATGTTGGCGGGCGGTATTGGTAACATCCGTGCCGATCACGTCAAAAAAGGCGAAATTAGCGTCGGAGCTAAACTGATTGTTCTGGGCGGGCCGTCCATGAATATCGGTCTGGGCGGTGGCGCGGCGTCTTCCATGGCATCGGGTCAATCTGATGCGGATCTGGATTTTGCTTCTGTGCAGCGTGATAACCCAGAAATGGAGCGTCGCTGTCAGGAAGTGATCGACCGCTGCTGGCAATTGGGCGAAGCCAACCCGATCCTGTTCATTCACGATGTCGGCGCGGGCGGTTTATCGAATGCAATGCCGGAACTGGTGAGTGATGGTGGTCGCGGCGGTCGCTTTGAACTGCGCGATATTTTGAACGATGAGCCGGGCATGAGCCCGCTGGAAGTCTGGTGTAACGAATCGCAGGAGCGCTACGTTCTGGCCGTTGCTCCAGAGCAGTTGGCACAGTTTGATGAAATTTGCCGCCGTGAGCGTGCGCCTTATGCGGTGATTGGTGAAGCGACGGAAGAGCTGCATCTGACGATGAACGATCGTCACTTCAACAACAAACCTATCGACTTACCGCTGGATGTACTGCTGGGTAAAACACCGAAGATGCTGCGTGATGTGGAGCGCAAACAGGTAGAAGGCACGCCGCTACAGCGCGACGACATCTATCTGGCTGAAGCGGTCGAGCGTGTGCTGCATTTGCCTGTGGTTGCGGAAAAAACTTTCCTGATCACCATCGGCGACCGTTCTGTTACCGGTATGGTAGCGCGCGATCAGATGGTCGGTCCGTGGCAGGTGCCGGTGGCTGACTGTGCCGTTACCACCGCCAGCCTTGACAGCTATTACGGCGAGGCGATGTCTATTGGTGAACGTGCGCCTGTCGCGTTGCGTAACTTTGCGGCCTCCGCGCGTTTGGCGGTTGGTGAGGCGCTGACGAACATTGCTGCTACGCATATCGGCCCGCTGACTCGTGTGAAGCTGTCTGCAAACTGGATGGCGGCGGCAGGGCATCCGGGCGAAGACGCTGGCCTGTACGATGCGGTAAAAGCCGTGGGTGAAGAACTGTGTCCGGCGTTGGGTCTGACGATCCCGGTGGGTAAAGACTCCATGTCGATGAAAACCCGCTGGCAGGAAGACGGTGAAGATCGCGCAGTCACTTCGCCGATGTCGCTGGTGATCTCTGCATTTGCGCGTGTAGAAGACGTGCGTAACACGGTAACGCCACAACTGCGTACCGGTCAGGATAATGCGCTGCTGCTGATCGATTTGGGCGCGGGCAATAAAGCATTAGGTGCGACGGCGCTGGCACAGGTTTATCGCCAACTGGGTCGTAAGACGGCAGATGTGCGTAGCCCAGAGCAACTGGCGGGCTTCTTTAACGCTATCCAAGAGTTGGTCGCGGCTAAAGTGCTCCTGGCCTACCACGACCGTTCAGACGGTGGTCTGCTGGTGACGCTGGCAGAGATGGCGTTTGCTGGTCACTGCGGTGTCACTGTCGATATCGCGTCCCAGGGCGAGGATACGCTGGCGACGCTGTTTAACGAAGAGTTGGGTGCCGTGATCCAGATCCCGACCGCGCGTCGTGCCGAAGTGGAAGCTATTCTGGCGCTGCATGGTTTGGCCGAGTGCGTGCACTACCTTGGTCAGGCTGAAGAAGGAACGCGTTTCACCATCAATCAGGGGGCTGAAGCGGTCTATCAGGAAAACCGTTCGACGCTGCGCCGCTGGTGGGCTGAAACCAGTTGGCAGATGCAGCGCCTGCGCGATAATCCGCAGTGTGCCGATCAGGAACATATCGCCAGACAGGATGATAACGATCCCGGCCTGAATGTGTCGCTGACCTTTGACCCGAAAGAAGATATTGCCGCGCCTTATATTGCTAAGCATGTCCGGCCTAAAGTGGCTGTCCTGCGTGAGCAGGGGGTGAACTCGCACGTAGAAATGGCAGCGGCGTTCCACCGTGCTGGCTTTGATGCTATTGATATCCATATGAGCGACCTGCTGGCGAATCGCCGTAACTTGCAGGATTTCCAGGCGCTGGTGGCATGTGGCGGCTTCTCTTATGGTGACGTGCTGGGCGCGGGTGAAGGCTGGGCTAAATCTATTCTGTTCAACTCTCGCGTGCGCGATGAATTCGCTGAATTCTTCCTGCGTCCGCAGACGTTGGCGCTGGGCGTATGTAACGGCTGTCAGATGATGTCGAATCTGCGTGAACTGATCCCAGGAGCCGATCTCTGGCCGCGTTTTGTCCGCAATAAATCCGATCGCTTTGAAGCACGCTTCAGCCTGGTCGAAGTGGAGAAAAGCCCGTCGCTGTTCATGAATGATATGGCGGGATCGCGCATGCCGATTGCTGTTTCACACGGCGAAGGACAAGTTGAAGTCCGTGATGATACCCATCTGGCGGCAATTGAAGAACACGGTCTGGTAGCGCTGCGTTATATCAACCACTACGGTCAGGTAACCGAGAATTACCCGGCTAACCCGAATGGTTCGCCAAACGGTATTACGGCGGTAACCAGCACCAGCGGCCGGGCAACTGTCATGATGCCGCACCCTGAACGCGTGTTCCGTACCGTGAGTAACTCCTGGCATCCAGAAGAATGGGGCGAAGATGGCCCGTGGATGCGTATGTTCCGCAATGCACGCAGACAACTGGGCTGA
- the mltF gene encoding membrane-bound lytic murein transglycosylase MltF translates to MPQLWEMTYKKTAVTDSLATRPPRDNYLKPLKLNYFFIGIITLLLALALWPSIPWRSSQDVQLRQILSRGELRISTVNSPLTYAMSNGSPTGLDYELAKRFADYLGVKLVVSSRKNLDELFDDLDGDDADLLAAGLIYNHERLERFRAGPTYYSISQQMVYRLGSPRPKTLDKLQGRLVVTSGSAHAATLRDLKAEKYPQLSWESASDQSTQELLKQVADGKLDYALGDSVTIGLMQRIHPQLAVAFDLSDEEPVTWYMRRSHDDSLSAALLDFFSKIVEDGTLARLEEKYLGHVGEFDYVDTTTFLGAIDETLPDLRPLFEKYAINIDWKLLAAISYQESHWNPLATSPTGVRGLMMLTRNTAESLNVTDRIDPEQSIRGGAQYMSYMMQKMPDTIPEDEKIWFALASYNMGYAHLLDARKLTEKQKGNPDSWVDVKMRLPMLSQKRYYTQTTYGYARGQEAYNYVENIRRYMVSLEGYLIEKETKAQQQTQIAQSYPAVPLNKVPE, encoded by the coding sequence ATGCCCCAACTCTGGGAAATGACATATAAAAAAACTGCCGTTACAGACAGCCTGGCCACCCGGCCGCCGAGAGATAACTATTTGAAGCCTTTAAAATTAAATTATTTTTTCATCGGGATTATCACGTTACTACTGGCGTTAGCGCTATGGCCTAGCATTCCCTGGCGCAGCAGTCAGGATGTGCAGCTCAGGCAGATCCTGTCACGCGGCGAGTTGCGTATCAGCACCGTTAACTCACCGCTGACTTATGCAATGAGCAACGGATCCCCGACAGGTCTGGACTATGAACTGGCAAAACGTTTCGCCGATTACCTCGGCGTCAAGCTGGTGGTTTCGTCGCGCAAGAACCTTGACGAACTGTTCGACGATCTGGACGGTGACGATGCCGACCTACTGGCTGCCGGGCTGATTTACAATCACGAGCGTCTGGAGCGTTTCCGTGCTGGCCCGACCTACTACTCCATTTCGCAGCAAATGGTCTACCGCCTCGGTTCACCTCGTCCCAAAACGCTGGATAAGCTGCAAGGCCGCCTCGTTGTCACATCGGGCTCCGCCCATGCAGCGACCCTGCGCGATTTAAAAGCAGAGAAGTACCCACAGTTAAGTTGGGAATCCGCCTCCGATCAGAGCACGCAGGAACTATTGAAACAGGTTGCCGACGGCAAACTGGACTATGCGCTAGGTGACTCCGTTACCATCGGCCTGATGCAGCGTATTCATCCACAACTCGCCGTCGCCTTCGATCTCAGCGACGAAGAGCCTGTCACCTGGTATATGCGCCGTTCGCATGATGATAGCCTGTCTGCTGCCTTGTTGGATTTTTTCAGCAAGATTGTCGAAGACGGTACGCTCGCACGTCTGGAGGAAAAATATCTCGGCCACGTTGGTGAATTTGATTATGTCGATACCACCACGTTTCTAGGTGCGATTGATGAAACACTGCCAGACCTGCGCCCGCTGTTCGAAAAGTACGCCATCAATATCGACTGGAAGTTGCTGGCCGCTATCTCCTATCAGGAGTCACACTGGAACCCGCTGGCAACCTCCCCTACTGGTGTGCGTGGGCTGATGATGCTAACGCGTAACACCGCAGAAAGCCTGAACGTGACCGATCGCATCGACCCAGAGCAGAGTATTCGCGGCGGCGCACAATATATGTCGTATATGATGCAAAAAATGCCAGACACCATTCCAGAAGATGAAAAAATCTGGTTTGCGCTGGCATCCTACAACATGGGATACGCCCATCTGCTTGATGCACGTAAATTGACCGAGAAACAAAAAGGCAATCCTGACAGTTGGGTAGACGTAAAAATGCGTTTACCCATGCTGAGCCAGAAGCGCTATTACACCCAAACTACCTACGGCTACGCGCGCGGGCAAGAAGCCTATAACTATGTGGAAAATATTCGACGCTATATGGTGAGTCTGGAAGGTTATCTGATAGAAAAAGAAACCAAAGCGCAGCAGCAAACTCAGATTGCGCAAAGCTATCCGGCGGTTCCTCTCAACAAGGTGCCGGAATAA